One Rhipicephalus microplus isolate Deutch F79 chromosome 4, USDA_Rmic, whole genome shotgun sequence genomic window carries:
- the LOC142814646 gene encoding uncharacterized protein LOC142814646 isoform X2 produces the protein MAAHNCHRPMIPRFVPRLLGVGTQPTACTPSCTSAAWRISAWRRRLSPQAMAPNSSPWQSTVQHFRRPIQQGARIHAQCCVKATGPWTSMSWTCHQLRMTMESQGGAICSHHATCCSETAAALSWTFFEVHRNALSHGQCPPAPLPLSPVPLPHAVLQERCGWLIFSSPAAPAMNHHGVNV, from the exons atggctgcgcataattgtcatagacccatgattcccagattcgtgccacgactcctgggtgtgggaacacaacccactgcgtgcacgcctagctgcacatctgcagcctggcgaatatctgcttg gagacgcaggctatcccctcaagccatggctcctaattccagtccttggcagtcaaccgtgcaacacttccgaaggccgatacaacaaggagcacgcatccatgcacaatgttgtgtaaag gcgactggaccttggacgagtatgtcgtggacatgccaccagctgaggatgacgatggagagccaagggggagccatatgctcacaccacgcaacgtgctgctcagagacggcagcagcgctgtcttggaccttttttgaagtacacaggaacg ccctcagccatggccagtgccctcctgcaccgctgccgctttctcctgtgccgctgccacacgccgtTCTGCAGgagcgatgcgggtggttgattttttcatctcccgcagcacctgcgatgaatcatcatggtgtaaatgtttaa
- the LOC142814646 gene encoding uncharacterized protein LOC142814646 isoform X1 — protein MAAHNCHRPMIPRFVPRLLGVGTQPTACTPSCTSAAWRISAWRRRLSPQAMAPNSSPWQSTVQHFRRPIQQGARIHAQCCVKATGPWTSMSWTCHQLRMTMESQGGAICSHHATCCSETAAALSWTFFEVHRNESPQPWPVPSCTAAAFSCAAATRRSAGAMRVVDFFISRSTCDESSWCKCLSELPVNP, from the exons atggctgcgcataattgtcatagacccatgattcccagattcgtgccacgactcctgggtgtgggaacacaacccactgcgtgcacgcctagctgcacatctgcagcctggcgaatatctgcttg gagacgcaggctatcccctcaagccatggctcctaattccagtccttggcagtcaaccgtgcaacacttccgaaggccgatacaacaaggagcacgcatccatgcacaatgttgtgtaaag gcgactggaccttggacgagtatgtcgtggacatgccaccagctgaggatgacgatggagagccaagggggagccatatgctcacaccacgcaacgtgctgctcagagacggcagcagcgctgtcttggaccttttttgaagtacacaggaacg aaagccctcagccatggccagtgccctcctgcaccgctgccgctttctcctgtgccgctgccacacgccgtTCTGCAGgagcgatgcgggtggttgattttttcatctcccgcagcacctgcgatgaatcatcatggtgtaaatgtttaagtgagctgccggtaaacccttaa